The Mesorhizobium opportunistum WSM2075 DNA window AGGTCGCGACGCTTCGACGGCATTTCTCCCCTCTCATAGGATTTGGCAAGAGATTCAGAGCTTCAGCGATGGATGCCCGCCTGCTTGAATATTATCGGTCAAGGACATCGATCGATCAACAGGACAGGCCAGCATGCAGCGCAAAACTTTCTTCATCACCGGTGCAAATTCCGGTTTCGGTTTCGCAATCGCGGCCGCCGCCAGCCGCGAGGGCCACAAGGTCATGGGCACGGTCCGCTCGGAGCAGGCGCGCGCAGACATGGCGCAACGCTTGCCGGGGATGCGCGCCGTCCTCTGCGACGTGACCGAATTCGACCGCATCGCCGGTATCGTCCGGCAGGCCGAAGACGATCATGGCCCCGTCGACGTCCTCATCAACAATGCCGGCTACGGCCATGAGGGCATATTGGAGGAGTCGCCTATCGAGGAGATGCGGCGCCAGTTCGACGTGAACGTCTTCGGCGCGGTCGCGGTCGCCAAGGCTTTCCTGCCGCGCTTCCGTGAAAGACGTGGCGGCTTCATCGTCAACGTGACATCGATAGGGGGCATGATCACCATGCCCGGCATCGCCTATTATTGCGGAAGCAAATTCGCCCTTCAGGGGATTTCTGAGGTCATGCGCGCGGAGATGGCGCCGTTCGGCGTTCATGTGACGGCCTTGTGCCCCGGCTCGTTTCGGACGGACTGGGCCGGGCGATCGATGGTCAGGACCGGACGGTCGATTGCGGACTACGACGCGCTGTTCGATCCCATACGGCAGGCCCGGCAGGCCAAGAGCGGCAGGCAACTGGGCGATCCCAACAAGCTCGCGGCGACGGTTCTGCGTCTGGTCGAATCGGACAGCCCTCCGCCGCAACTGCTGCTAGGTAGCGACGCCCTCCGATTCGTGTCGGATCGGATTGAGCGCCTGAAGCAAGAAATCGAGCTATGGAAATCGGTCACCGTTTCGACCGACGGTTGAAGCAAGCGTAGACGACGCAATCACCCGTGCCTACGCCGAGCTGATGGGTTACGCAGCGAATGTCCATCGAGGCTACTGCGAGGAGATGCAGGATAACGCAAAGGTGGATGTCAAGCCCAATGTATTCGCCGCGATCTCACTCGGCGGGACGCGAAACCGTCGCCTTGATAGACAGTGTGGAAGCTTTCGAATTACCATGCTGCCCGACAAAACTACAAGACAGCAACGTCGGTGTTGCCGTTCCAGTCTGCCATTTTTGCGACTTTCGAGAACAGACCGGGAACATCGACCGTTTCCGTTCATCGCCCAAGGCCAGTGTAGTGTTGGAAAGCCAAAGTGGGGGTGTCGTTCGTGCGTTTCATATTCGGTGGGGAACCTGTTGACGGTTACTCCGAACAGGTCAACCCGACAGGCCGGGACCAGTGGTCGAGATGACTTCCCCCGTTGCAAGGTTCTCCAGGAATGTCGTTGACGGGACGAAGAACAATGTGCCGGTGACTGCGCGGCTGAAGTCCAGTAACCGATCGTAGTTGCCTGGCGGCCGGCCGATGAACATGTTTTCCAGCATCTGCTCGATTCTGCGCGGAGAACGGGCGTAGCCGATGAAATAGGTACCGAACTCACCCTTGCCGACGTCGCCGAACGGCATGTTGTCGCGTACGATTTCCAACTGCTCTCCGTCTTCTACGATCGTGGTCAGCGCATTGTGCGCGGAGGTTGGTTTTACATCAACGTCCAGCTCGATGTCTGAGAGTTTTTTTCTGCCAACAATTCCCTCTTGCTTCTCGATCGGGAGCGCGTTCCATGCTTTCAGATCATGCAGGTACTTCTGCACGATTACATAGCTGCCTCCGGCGAATGAGGTGTCCTCCTCGCCAATGATCGCGGCCTTGACGGCGCGATCATCCACCGGGTTTTCAGTGCCATCGACGAAGCCGATCAGGTCGCGGCCATCGAAATAGTTGAAGCCGTGCACCTCATCCGCTGTGGAGACTGCACCATCGAGTTGCGACATGATCTGTGTCGCCAGTTCGAAGCAAAATCCATACGCGTGGCACGGATGTGAAAGAGGATGTCGCCCGGCGTCGAGACGGCATGATGCTGGCCTTGGATCTCGCGAAATGGATGCAGGTCTTTCGGTCTGGAGGCTCCAAACAAACGGCCCCATGCATCGGAGCCAAACGCCATGACACACGAGAGCCGGCCGTCCAGGTCACGGGAGCCGACTGCGCGCAGAAGCGCGGAAAGATCGCCACATAAGGCGCGCACGGTCGCTTCGTGTTCTGCTCCGGAATTGACCGTCACGACGAGAAATATCGCGGCCCGCGTCAGTTGCGCGACGACGGGTTGGGAAACACGGGATGGCAAAGTCAAGTCCACAATAGATCCTCCTTATCTTGTTCGTAACGCACCTGGTCGATGGGCATCGGGGAACGGCGGAGTTGCGGTTCACCCAATTCGAGGTAGTCTCAGGATCATCTCGGCATCAGCCGGTCACCAGTTTGCCCGATCAGTATTCGCCGACGTCGATGACTGCCTGGGCGAAAGCCTGTGGGGCTTCTTGCGGCAAGT harbors:
- a CDS encoding oxidoreductase — protein: MAAAASREGHKVMGTVRSEQARADMAQRLPGMRAVLCDVTEFDRIAGIVRQAEDDHGPVDVLINNAGYGHEGILEESPIEEMRRQFDVNVFGAVAVAKAFLPRFRERRGGFIVNVTSIGGMITMPGIAYYCGSKFALQGISEVMRAEMAPFGVHVTALCPGSFRTDWAGRSMVRTGRSIADYDALFDPIRQARQAKSGRQLGDPNKLAATVLRLVESDSPPPQLLLGSDALRFVSDRIERLKQEIELWKSVTVSTDG